TGAAATCCCAGGAGTCTTGCTTTGACAACAAGAGAGACGAAAGGAATATCTGCAGAGAAGATGTGGAGATGGTGATGGAAAACTTTGGACTTTTTTGCAGCAGAGAAAGTGAGGATCTTAAGGAGTGGATGGATTCTGATGAACTTTCACAGCTGTTTGATGAGAAGGAGCCGAGCTTGGAGGAAATTAAGGAAACTTTCAATGTTTTTGACCACAACAGTGATGGTTTTATTGAAGCAAGTGAGTTGCAGAGAGTTTTCTACATATTGGGATTGAAGGAGGAACTTGAGCTAGAGAAGTGCAGAAAGATTATCAGAATCTTTGATGAAAATGGAGACGGAAGATTagattttaatgaatttgtaaAGTTCATGGAGAACAGTTTTTGTTGAATACAAATCTGAGAATTATCAATAATCTAAtcttatttgttcttttttccccttctttaaTTTAAGTATTTCCTTCTCTTGTGCGTATTAAATCTGAATATCCATGTTACTCTACAGATAGTTTAAGCAGGATACATATATTGCACATAAAACCAAAAGTAGGAAATATGAATTTGTTGAGAAGAGAAACAGCCCTCTCCTATATTTTACCTCCGGTAGAAACTAGCCAATTGACAGATGCCTTGTTCTATATCCaaaaataacacatgggatTAGCTGCACGGGTTAGTTAAAAGAACAGAAGGAATACAGCAGCTTCTCCACTTACGCTTTTGGACTGTATCATAAGAACGAGGAAATAATCGAAGCAGAAAATGGTTCTAATTGAATTTGGCattaatttatggttttgattaAGATTATAATTAAGCTCACATGTGCATATGTTACCTAATATCAATTACAttttaaccaataaaatatttaatatgaacatcatgatcacgtggtcatacAACTAATAATAAGATTAATAATGAATCTTAAAAAGCCGAAACATCACTCATGGTTGCATACAACTAATAATAAGATTGATAATGAATCTTGAAAAGCCGAAACATCACTCATGGTTGCTTCATTGACTGATAAGTACAGTATCAGAGGCCTCTTAGGGATTGGTGATACTAAAAGAGATGAGTTTACAaagtattgtttaattttatcaaaagccTATTGACAATTTTCATTCCAAATTTCAGTGTTATTCTTCCTCAACAATCTGAAGGTTGGCTCGTATGTAGTTGTCAACTAGAAGATAAAACAAGTTATGTAATTCAACTTCTTCCAAACAATTAATTGTAGTACTAGCAAAAGGTTCCTCTAAATCCTTTTGTTCTTGTCTTGTATGCTAGTTATGGGAAAGTTTCTTGGATAtataggatttttattttttcctcatcAGGCTCCCTTTCCTTAATTCGGGccattctt
The DNA window shown above is from Populus trichocarpa isolate Nisqually-1 chromosome 4, P.trichocarpa_v4.1, whole genome shotgun sequence and carries:
- the LOC7463042 gene encoding probable calcium-binding protein CML46, whose translation is MEACHLASLITVQKASSNANQSFSLLFKMVHLFLCKLIFSRFNNFQKLFSRFRFFIQSQLSLGNSELWEDDDGNQDSETSMKSQESCFDNKRDERNICREDVEMVMENFGLFCSRESEDLKEWMDSDELSQLFDEKEPSLEEIKETFNVFDHNSDGFIEASELQRVFYILGLKEELELEKCRKIIRIFDENGDGRLDFNEFVKFMENSFC